In Leishmania braziliensis MHOM/BR/75/M2904 complete genome, chromosome 18, the following proteins share a genomic window:
- a CDS encoding 40S ribosomal protein S27-1: MGFFDADLSYPTVRTERMKHKRRRLVQGPNSYFMDVSCPRCRQVTVVYSHATTAVECKGCSKKLCRPTGGKALLVEGCGYRRKPDH; this comes from the coding sequence ATGGGCTTCTTCGATGCTGACCTCAGCTACCCCACCGTGCGCACGGAGCGCATGAAGCACAagcgccgtcgccttgtGCAGGGCCCAAACTCGTACTTCATGGACGTGAGCTgcccgcgctgccgccaagTGACCGTGGTGTACAGTCATGCCACCACGGCGGTGGAGTGCAAGGGCTGCTCCAAGAAGCTCTGCCGCCCCACTGGTGGTAAGGCGCTGCTCGTGGAGGGCTGCGGATACCGCCGCAAGCCGGACCACTAA
- a CDS encoding putative ATP-dependent zinc metallopeptidase: MSSAGAQSPEYQRGVSDAERHRKATEENWIRPALGPIVWLGVPFLLAWLHMRRVSLGSPFGSRSPSGSGNPFQDIMAQMMPIKKRQFRVDVKGTRFSDVVGIPEAKAEVRQYVDFLTEPNKFTRLGARLPKGCLLTGEPGTGKTLLAKAVAGEANVPFFSCNGADFIEIMGGSGPKRVRELFEEARAAAPAIVFIDEIDAIGSRAGKQGGSVSSEENRTINQLLAELDGLSTSADPIVVLAATNFQDNIDKALLREGRFDRKVAIEMPDLAARRELFEHYLSRICTGDPNGRTKDEEGRDLVLDTSVSNKALADELADLTPGLSPATVATVVNEAALQSGIAGKPLVQLPDLLEALDNTLMGRKHRNRQSDQSARRTALHEAGHALAAWMLPTVQKVLKISITPRGNAMGYTQRAGTEFHEYQTNATLFADMVVMLGGRAAEEVMLGDVSAGAMDDLQRATDVALKQMLAFGMSTHTGLLSYHPDYTQAGRDFTTFSNDAQYRAELEAQKLLAAAHSTAVDIIKRHKDKVEIMVKALLEKKELSTRDIEQLWGPRPSTPTVEDIVHKVIEVTGSYAEIAATVGPTAAAVVAPNMARVC; the protein is encoded by the coding sequence ATGTCCTCCGCCGGTGCACAGAGCCCCGAGTACCAGCGGGGAGTCAGCGATGCGGAGAGGCATCGAAAGGCAACGGAGGAAAACTGGATACGGCCGGCCCTTGGCCCAATCGTGTGGCTGGGCGTGCCTTTCTTGTTGGCGTGGCTGCACATGCGCCGTGTCTCGCTGGGCAGTCCGTTCGGCAGCAGATCccccagcggcagcggcaacccTTTCCAGGACATAATGGCTCAGATGATGCCCATTAAGAAACGCCAGTTTCGTGTCGACGTGAAAGGCACCAGGTTCTCCGACGTCGTTGGCATCCCGGAAGCGAAGGCCGAGGTACGCCAGTATGTCGACTTCCTCACGGAGCCGAACAAGTTCACTCGTCTTGGGGCGCGGCTGCCGAAGGGATGCCTCTTGACGGGAGAGCCCGGCACGGGCAAGACACTGCTGGCCAAGGCTGTCGCCGGTGAAGCAAACGTGCCTTTCTTTAGTTGCAACGGTGCGGATTTTATTGAGATTATGGGTGGCAGTGGACCAAAGCGGGTGCGTGAGCTCTTCGAAGAGGCGCGGGCGGCCGCGCCAGCAATCGTTTTCATTGACGAAATTGACGCCATCGGTTCCCGCGCCGGTAAGCAGGGTGgctccgtcagcagcgaggagaaTCGCACAATCAACCAGCTGCTCGCCGAGTTGGATGGGCTTAGCACGAGCGCCGACCCGATCGTTGTGCTGGCCGCCACAAACTTCCAGGACAACATCgacaaggcgctgctgcgcgagggtCGCTTCGACCGCAAAGTCGCCATTGAGATGCCCGACCTCGCAGCCCGCCGAGAGCTCTTCGAGCACTACCTCAGTCGTATCTGCACTGGTGACCCAAACGGCCGCAcaaaggacgaggagggcagaGATCTGGTGCTGGACACCAGTGTGAGCAACAAGGCTTTGGCAGATGAGCTGGCGGACCTCACGCCAGGGCTATCTCCGGCCACGGTGGCCACGGTGGTAAACGAGGCGGCACTGCAGAGCGGAATCGCCGGTAAGCCgctcgtgcagctgccgGATCTGCTGGAGGCACTGGACAACACCCTCATGGGCCGAAAGCACCGCAATCGCCAAAGCGACCAATCGGCTCGCCGCACCGCGCTTCACGAAGCTGGTCACGCCCTCGCAGCGTGGATGCTGCCCACTGTGCAGAAGGTGTTGAAGATAAGCATCACTCCGCGCGGGAACGCGATGGGCTACACGCAGCGCGCCGGGACTGAGTTTCACGAGTACCAAACAAACGCGACGCTCTTTGCTGACATGGTGGTCATGCTTGGCggccgcgcagcagaggaggtgatGCTAGGCGACGTGTCGGCCGGTGCGATGGACGACTTGCAGCGGGCCACCGACGTGGCGCTGAAGCAGATGCTGGCGTTCGGcatgagcacacacacggggCTATTGTCGTACCACCCCGACTACACCCAGGCAGGGCGGGACTTCACGACGTTTTCGAACGACGCCCAGTACCGCGCCGAATTGGAGGCGCAGAAGCTCCTTGCGGCTGCCCATTCCACTGCTGTGGACATCATCAAGCGCCACAAGGACAAGGTGGAGATTATGGTGAAGGCTCTACTAGAGAAGAAGGAGCTCTCGACACGCGATATTGAGCAGCTCTGGGGCCCGCGGCCGTCGACGCCGACAGTGGAGGACATTGTGCACAAGGTCATCGAGGTGACTGGCAGCTACGCCGAGATCGCTGCGACCGTTGGTCCTACGGCGGCAGCCGTGGTGGCGCCAAACATGGCGAGAGTGTGTTAG
- a CDS encoding putative 60S ribosomal protein L10a encodes MSKISPQTLSEAIQAVLKVDKERKFKESIDLQVNLKNYDPQKDKRFSGSLKLPNVCRPRMTVCLLCDLVHEDIAKKEGVPTMNQEELKKLNKNKKLVKKMCNQYDAFLCSESIIKTVPRLVGPHMHRMGKFPTVCSPSESLTEKVVELRSTVKFQLKKVLCLGTCIGHIEMNEEQLRQNVMMAINFLVSLLKKNWQNLKSAYIKSTMGRPQRIY; translated from the coding sequence ATGTCCAAGATCTCCCCGCAGACTCTGTCGGAGGCCATTCAGGCCGTCCTGAAGGTGGACAAGGAGCGCAAGTTCAAAGAGAGCATTGATCTCCAGGTCAACCTGAAGAACTACGACCCCCAGAAGGATAAGCGTTTCTCTGGCTCCCTGAAGCTGCCGAACGTGTGCCGCCCGCGCATGACGGTGTGCCTGCTGTGCGACCTTGTGCACGAGGACATCGCCAAGAAGGAGGGTGTGCCGACCATGAACCAGGAGGAGCTCAAGAAGCTCAACAAGAACAAGAAGCTGGTGAAGAAGATGTGCAACCAGTACGACGCCTTCCTGTGCTCGGAGTCGATCATCAAGACCGTGCCGCGTCTGGTGGGGCCGCACATGCACCGTATGGGCAAGTTCCCGACGGTGTGCTCGCCCAGCGAGTCGCTCACAGAGAAGGTCGTGGAGCTGCGCTCGACCGTGAAGTTCCAGCTGAAGAAAGTGCTGTGCCTTGGCACCTGCATTGGCCACATTGAGATGAACgaggagcagctccgccagaACGTCATGATGGCGATCAACTTCCTTGTGTCGCTCCTGAAGAAGAACTGGCAGAACCTGAAGTCGGCGTACATCAAGTCGACCATGGGCAGGCCGCAGCGCATCTATTAG
- a CDS encoding putative serine/threonine kinase-like protein: MDHSIMVGQYALGKQIGSGNFSKVRLGTDPQGRTWAIKIVDKRRLKKENMEDQMLREVAIMRSLRQQNVVKLQEVLQSTNHYYLVLELVTGGELFDKIVAAKRFDEPTARRYFHQLIAGMYYCHSKGFAHRDLKPENLLLDANGTLKISDFGLSNLQQDVLLQTICGTPNYVAPEVLMERGYNGLSADIWSCGVVLYVMLAGRLPFEDRNMNVLLGKIERGDYQMIRHISDPAKDLVARMLTVDPRKRISMEDVINHPWFQVEWDPKLLST, translated from the coding sequence aTGGATCATTCTATCATGGTGGGCCAGTACGCGCTGGGCAAGCAGATCGGCTCTGGCAACTTCTCCAAGGTGCGATTGGGCACCGATCCGCAAGGTCGCACGTGGGCCATCAAGATTGTGGACAAGCGCCGTCTAAAGAAGGAGAACATGGAGGACCAGATGCTCCGTGAGGTCGCCATCATGCGCAGTCTGCGCCAGCAGAATGTGGtgaagctgcaggaggtgcttcAGTCCACCAACCATTACTACCTGGTCCTCGAGCTAGTTACAGGCGGTGAGCTCTTTGACAAGATTGTAGCCGCCAAGCGTTTTGACGAGCCGACGGCGCGCCGGTACTTCCACCAGCTTATCGCAGGTATGTACTATTGTCACTCGAAGGGCTTCGCCCACCGCGACCTGAAGCCAGAGAACCTGCTGCTCGACGCGAACGGTACACTGAAGATTTCCGATTTTGGACTCAGTAACCTCCAGCAggacgtgctgctgcagacgaTCTGCGGCACGCCAAACTATGTTGCGCCGGAGGTGCTCATGGAGCGCGGCTACAACGGGCTCTCGGCAGACATCTGGAGCTGCGGTGTAGTGCTGTACGTCATGCTGGCGGGGCGTCTACCCTTTGAGGATCGAAACATGAATGTCCTTCTCGGCAAAATTGAGCGAGGTGACTACCAGATGATCCGCCACATCAGCGACCCTGCCAAGGACCTCGTCGCACGCATGCTGACCGTTGATCCACGCAAGCGTATCTCCATGGAGGATGTCATCAACCACCCGTGGTTCCAGGTCGAGTGGGATCCGAAGCTGCTTTCCACATGA